A region from the Pseudopipra pipra isolate bDixPip1 chromosome 8, bDixPip1.hap1, whole genome shotgun sequence genome encodes:
- the ACADSB gene encoding short/branched chain specific acyl-CoA dehydrogenase, mitochondrial: MAAAAGARLRDCAKLTRNIPAFLAPWRFSQCAFRSSKSELKPNPSSDGVVCAPLHMFTEEETMLKNMVTKFAQERVAPFVQKMDENSKMEDSIIQGLFEQGLMSIELGEEYGGTGASFFSTILAVEELAKVDPAVSLLCELQNTLTNKLFTTYGTEEQKRTYLPRVAKDTIGSFCLSEAGSGSDAFSLKTRAEKKGDYYVINGSKMWISLAEDAGVFFVMANADPSSGYRGITCFIVDRDTEGLHVGKKEDKLGIRASSTCPVTFDNVKVPETNILGQVGQGYKYAIGMLNTGRIGIAAQMLGLAQGCFDHTVPYTKERVQFGKSVFDFQGMQHQIAQVATQLEAARLLTYNAARLAETGRPVVKEASMAKYYAAEVATLTTSKCIEWMGGVGFTKNYPIEKYYRDCKIGTIYEGTSNIQLSTIAKILAQEY; the protein is encoded by the exons atggcggcggcggcgggagctcGGCTCAGGGACTGCGCGAAG CTGACAAGAAATATTCCAGCATTCTTGGCTCCTTGGAGGTTTTCCCAGTGTGCCTTTAGATCCTCCAAATCAGAACTCAAGCCGAATCCTTCCAGTGATGGAGTTGTCTGTGCTCCACTTCACATGTTCACTGAAGAGGAGACAATGCTGAAGAACATGG TGACAAAATTTGCTCAGGAACGAGTGGCACCTTTCGTGCAAAAAATGGATGAGAACTCGAAAATGGAGGACTCCATAATACAGGGATTGTTTGAACAAGGG CTGATGAGTATTGAGCTTGGGGAAGAATATGGAGGAACTGgagcttcatttttttcaaccATATTGGCAGTAGAAGAATTGGCCAAAGTTGATCCAGCTGTGTCTCTTTTATGTGAACTCCAAAACACACTAACAAATAAATTGTTTACCACATATGGaacagaagaacaaaagagAACTTACCTGCCCAGAGTGGCTAAAGACACA ATAGGCAGTTTCTGTCTTTCAGAGGCTGGGTCTGGCAGTGATGCCTTTTCTCTGAAGACTCGGGCTGAGAAGAAAGGAGACTACTATGTTATCAATGGCTCCAAGATGTGGATTAGCTTAGCAGAAGATGCAGGAGTTTTCTTTGTGATGGCAAATGCAGATCCATCCTCA GGATACAGGGGAATTACGTGCTTCATAGTAGATCGCGACACAGAGGGACTTCACgtggggaagaaggaggacAAGCTGGGAATCAGAGCATCTTCTACCTGCCCAGTGACTTTTGACAACGTGAAG GTTCCTGAGACCAATATCCTGGGACAGGTTGGACAAGGCTATAAGTATGCCATTGGAATGCTCAATACTGGCAGGATAGGGATTGCTGCACAG ATGTTAGGACTGGCACAGGGCTGTTTTGACCATACAGTTCCATATACAAAAGAGAGAGTCCAGTTTGGGAAAAGCGTCTTCGATTTCCAG GGGATGCAGCACCAGATCGCCCAGGTGGCCACGCAGCTGGAGGCGGCGCGGCTGCTCACCTACAACGCGGCGCGGCTCGCCGAGACCGGCCGGCCCGTCGTCAAGGAGGCCAGCATGGCCAAGTACTACGCTGCTGAG GTTGCAACACTGACAACTAGTAAATGTATCGAATGGATGGGAGGTGTTGGATTCACAAAAAATTACCCAATAGAAAAGTATTATCGTGACTGCAAGATAG GTACAATATATGAAGGAACCTCAAATATCCAGTTGAGCACCATTGCAAAGATCTTAGCACAGGAGTACTGA